In Bacillus sp. KH172YL63, one genomic interval encodes:
- a CDS encoding methyl-accepting chemotaxis protein has protein sequence MPNELVKVVIENASEKKKAVDSLENQISLIEETSKLIKNISAQTNLLALNAAIEAARAGEHGRGFSVVAQEVRKLSGNADEAIKEVNSNIEQITKELSNVTRITEELQKLVKETKRSFDQTIEKFEKVN, from the coding sequence ATGCCGAATGAGCTGGTGAAGGTTGTGATCGAAAATGCGTCAGAGAAAAAGAAAGCAGTTGACTCACTCGAAAATCAAATCAGTTTAATTGAAGAAACGTCGAAGCTGATTAAAAATATTTCTGCTCAAACCAACCTCCTAGCACTCAATGCTGCGATTGAAGCTGCGAGGGCAGGAGAACATGGCAGGGGTTTTAGCGTAGTGGCCCAAGAGGTGCGTAAGTTGTCAGGGAATGCCGATGAAGCGATCAAGGAAGTGAATTCGAACATCGAGCAAATCACGAAGGAGCTTTCAAATGTGACCAGAATCACAGAAGAGCTGCAAAAGCTCGTCAAAGAAACGAAACGTTCATTCGATCAGACAATTGAAAAATTCGAAAAGGTGAACTAA
- a CDS encoding HIT domain-containing protein yields MVTEDFYCDQVLSGKTVVDRVRETENVLAYHHTKPFYPLHIVVIPKKHIPSLLHLEKKDDTLLLEMMGVIREVASQVQDEHGACKVITNMGDYQDSKHLHWHIVSGQPLQS; encoded by the coding sequence ATGGTGACAGAAGATTTTTATTGCGATCAAGTGTTAAGCGGGAAAACCGTGGTGGATCGGGTGAGGGAGACAGAAAATGTGTTGGCCTATCATCATACGAAGCCGTTCTACCCGTTACATATTGTCGTCATCCCAAAGAAACATATTCCTTCTCTCCTCCATTTGGAAAAGAAGGATGATACTCTGTTGTTGGAGATGATGGGTGTGATCAGGGAGGTCGCATCACAGGTTCAGGATGAACACGGGGCATGCAAGGTGATCACGAATATGGGCGATTATCAAGATTCGAAACACCTTCACTGGCACATCGTTTCAGGTCAACCTTTACAATCATAG
- a CDS encoding MBL fold metallo-hydrolase, whose product MIQFQNGYCTVFQSSLYMTTSAVVQTEEAVIMTDPNWLSVEVEEIREYIDKILGDRQLYIIYTHSDFDHIIGSGAFPEAKVIASSGLKHHEFKEEIMNQIYQFDQKYYVTRNYKPVYPSVDIEVTHDGQRVEIGSVTLTFYLAPGHTDDSLFTVIEPYVIFLSGDYLSDVEFPFIFGKYKDYVSTIEKVESILDHHAISLHVPGHGNVTDHTEEIKSRVVKSTYYLTSLSENHEDIEAFLREEYPFYEGMKSIHQENRKKANMNTC is encoded by the coding sequence ATGATTCAATTTCAAAACGGGTATTGTACCGTTTTTCAAAGCTCTTTATACATGACAACATCAGCTGTCGTACAGACTGAAGAGGCTGTCATCATGACGGATCCGAACTGGCTGTCGGTTGAGGTGGAAGAGATCAGGGAGTACATAGACAAAATTTTGGGAGACAGACAGCTTTATATCATATACACCCATAGTGATTTTGACCATATCATTGGTTCAGGAGCTTTTCCAGAAGCCAAGGTAATCGCATCAAGCGGTTTGAAACATCATGAATTCAAGGAAGAAATAATGAACCAGATTTATCAGTTTGATCAAAAGTATTATGTAACGAGAAACTACAAACCGGTATATCCTTCCGTTGATATTGAGGTCACTCATGACGGGCAGCGTGTTGAAATCGGTTCTGTGACCCTGACATTCTATCTTGCGCCGGGTCATACAGATGACAGCCTGTTCACCGTGATCGAACCTTATGTCATCTTCCTCTCTGGTGATTACCTCTCTGACGTCGAATTTCCATTTATTTTCGGCAAGTATAAAGATTATGTCTCGACAATTGAAAAAGTCGAAAGCATATTGGATCACCACGCAATCTCACTTCATGTTCCTGGACATGGTAATGTGACAGATCATACAGAGGAAATCAAAAGCAGGGTAGTCAAATCTACATATTACTTAACAAGCTTATCTGAAAACCATGAAGATATCGAAGCGTTTTTGCGGGAGGAATATCCTTTTTATGAAGGAATGAAAAGCATTCATCAGGAAAACCGAAAGAAGGCTAATATGAACACCTGCTGA
- a CDS encoding 3-hydroxyacyl-CoA dehydrogenase, with protein sequence MRSSESIAIVTGGASGLGEATVRQIVKGGGKAAILDLSEERGQALSEELGESAIFVKTDVCSEEDVAKAIEASVEAFGSINTVVNCAGIGIASKVLSRKGVHSLELFSKVIGINLIGSFNVIRLASEQMTKNEPNEDGERGVIVNTASVAAFEGQIGQAAYSASKGGVVGMTLPVARELASFGIRVMTIAPGLFHTPMFESLPDEAIDSLGKMVPFPKRLGLPEEYARLVESILTNPMLNGETIRLDGAIRMQPK encoded by the coding sequence ATGAGAAGCAGTGAATCAATCGCCATTGTCACAGGCGGGGCATCAGGGTTAGGGGAAGCGACGGTAAGACAGATCGTGAAAGGTGGCGGAAAGGCAGCGATCCTCGATTTGTCAGAGGAAAGGGGCCAGGCGCTGTCGGAAGAGTTAGGTGAGAGTGCGATTTTCGTCAAGACGGATGTGTGCAGTGAGGAAGATGTGGCGAAAGCGATTGAAGCAAGCGTGGAGGCATTCGGCTCCATCAATACGGTCGTCAATTGTGCAGGGATCGGGATCGCATCCAAGGTGCTGTCACGGAAAGGGGTTCATTCCCTGGAACTGTTTTCAAAGGTGATTGGGATTAACTTGATTGGATCTTTCAACGTCATCCGCCTTGCAAGTGAACAGATGACGAAGAATGAACCTAATGAGGACGGTGAGAGAGGCGTCATTGTGAATACCGCTTCTGTGGCGGCATTTGAAGGACAGATTGGACAGGCTGCGTACAGTGCTTCCAAAGGAGGGGTGGTCGGGATGACACTTCCGGTCGCCAGGGAGCTAGCTTCATTTGGAATCAGGGTGATGACGATCGCGCCAGGATTGTTCCACACACCGATGTTTGAATCACTCCCGGATGAAGCCATAGATTCCTTAGGGAAAATGGTACCGTTCCCTAAGCGTCTCGGTCTACCTGAGGAGTATGCCCGACTTGTTGAAAGCATCCTGACAAATCCAATGCTAAACGGAGAAACGATCCGCCTAGACGGAGCCATCCGCATGCAGCCGAAATAA
- a CDS encoding zinc dependent phospholipase C family protein, producing the protein MATWMVHFRLAENLLNKGLKVVEREFVVGNIGPDCGLPDSETGVFYPGKVVTHFKEHNIICPELFFNQYLKRERPACDKVFSFYLGYYLHLVTDVEWTKLHREKKKEPVYQGILGSEDYTRIIKRDWYGTDFVYLKEHPEHVFHRVFQHITDFPDYIDIFPENQIMKQIKRISDFYNGTYYAETLEPDYRFEYLTPEEVTRFVDETTDKLVTVLKGIYPEEIWGGVGQVHT; encoded by the coding sequence ATGGCAACATGGATGGTACATTTCAGGCTAGCTGAAAATCTATTGAATAAAGGTTTGAAAGTAGTAGAAAGAGAGTTTGTCGTCGGAAATATCGGTCCGGATTGCGGGCTGCCGGACAGTGAAACAGGGGTGTTTTATCCAGGAAAAGTGGTGACACACTTTAAAGAACATAACATCATCTGTCCTGAGTTGTTTTTCAATCAGTACTTGAAGAGGGAAAGACCTGCATGTGATAAAGTGTTCTCATTCTATCTTGGGTATTATCTTCACCTCGTAACCGATGTGGAATGGACGAAGCTGCACAGGGAGAAGAAGAAGGAACCGGTGTATCAAGGGATTCTCGGTTCCGAGGACTATACGAGGATCATCAAGCGGGACTGGTACGGGACGGATTTTGTTTATTTAAAGGAGCATCCGGAGCATGTGTTTCATCGGGTTTTTCAACATATTACAGATTTCCCGGATTATATTGATATTTTCCCGGAGAATCAAATCATGAAGCAGATCAAGCGGATTTCAGACTTCTATAACGGCACCTATTATGCAGAAACTTTGGAGCCTGACTACCGTTTCGAGTATTTGACGCCTGAGGAAGTGACCCGGTTCGTGGATGAGACGACTGACAAATTGGTGACGGTTTTGAAGGGAATCTACCCTGAGGAAATATGGGGTGGGGTTGGACAGGTCCACACGTAA
- a CDS encoding kinase yields the protein MSITSLVSSIQSHFHLSRHTNRPFLIAIDGLGGAGKTTLAKELELELKNVNNEVFLLHLDDFIVESSKRYGTGYEPWKEYYLHQWDVESLKAELFERLWGNKEVILPLYNQKTDSVSPQALKVPSSAILMIEGVFAQREEWRTFYDFSIFLDCPLEERVARVLQRDSYLGGYDARVEKYEKRYWPAEEFYVKTQDPLRKADVVYRIKG from the coding sequence ATGTCCATCACCTCATTGGTATCATCTATACAATCCCATTTCCACTTATCCCGTCACACAAACCGACCATTCCTCATCGCCATCGACGGTCTGGGCGGAGCTGGTAAGACAACACTGGCAAAAGAACTTGAGCTTGAATTGAAGAATGTGAACAACGAGGTCTTCCTACTTCATCTCGATGACTTTATCGTCGAGTCGTCGAAACGGTACGGCACAGGGTATGAGCCCTGGAAGGAATACTATTTGCACCAATGGGATGTAGAATCGTTAAAGGCTGAGCTGTTTGAAAGGCTATGGGGGAATAAAGAGGTCATCCTTCCTTTATATAACCAGAAGACAGACTCTGTCTCGCCTCAAGCATTAAAAGTTCCTTCTTCTGCCATCCTGATGATCGAAGGGGTATTTGCTCAGAGGGAGGAATGGCGGACTTTTTATGATTTTTCCATCTTTCTCGACTGCCCTCTTGAAGAAAGGGTGGCGAGGGTACTGCAACGGGATTCGTATCTCGGCGGGTATGATGCGAGGGTGGAGAAGTATGAGAAGAGATATTGGCCTGCGGAAGAATTTTATGTGAAGACGCAAGATCCGTTGAGGAAGGCGGATGTTGTGTATAGAATCAAGGGATAA
- a CDS encoding VOC family protein produces the protein MITYHSLHHVSLTVTNLERAKAFYSDVLCLKEIDRPDFGFPGAWYEIGEQQLHLIVDPSSQTIRKDKHLSSREGHFALRVESYDKALEWLKDKGVEVLDKPQSKSGFMQIFCADPDGNLVELNVEQTKR, from the coding sequence ATGATCACCTATCACAGTCTCCATCATGTCAGCTTGACAGTGACCAACCTTGAGAGAGCAAAAGCGTTTTACTCTGACGTGTTATGCTTAAAGGAAATTGACCGTCCGGATTTTGGTTTTCCAGGGGCATGGTATGAAATAGGGGAACAGCAGCTCCACCTGATTGTGGATCCATCCTCACAGACGATCCGTAAAGATAAGCACCTCTCCAGCAGGGAAGGTCACTTTGCCCTCCGCGTCGAGAGCTATGACAAGGCGCTTGAGTGGTTGAAGGACAAAGGCGTGGAAGTTCTTGACAAACCTCAGTCGAAGAGCGGTTTTATGCAGATTTTCTGTGCCGACCCGGATGGAAACCTGGTTGAGCTGAATGTAGAACAGACGAAGAGATGA